One Rouxiella sp. S1S-2 genomic window, GACGAGCTGGTATTTTATGACATCACTGCCTCGTCCGACGGCCGTGTAGTGGATAAAAGCTGGATCTCGCGCGTAGCGGAAGTGATTGATATTCCATTCTGCGTGGCAGGCGGCATTAAAAGTATCGAAGACGCAGGCAATATTTTACAGTTCGGGGCCGATAAGATATCTATCAACTCCCCTGCGCTGGCGGATCCGTCGCTGATCACTCGCCTCGCTGACCGCTACGGCGTACAGTGTATCGTGGTCGGTATCGACACCTGGCACGACGCAGCAACCGGCACTTATCAGGTACATCAGTTTACCGGCGACGAAGCACGCACCAAGGTTACTACCTGGCAAACCGTAGACTGGGTAAAAGAAGTGCAGGAACGCGGCGCCGGTGAAATTGTGTTGAACATGATGAATCAGGACGGCGTGCGCAACGGTTACGACCTGCGCCAGTTGAACGCTATTCGCGAAGTGTGCCGCGTGCCATTAATCGCCTCGGGCGGTGCCGGAACACGCGAGCACTTCCTCGACGCCTTTAAACTGGCAAAAGTCGATGGCGC contains:
- the hisF gene encoding imidazole glycerol phosphate synthase subunit HisF; translation: MLAKRIIPCLDVKDGQVVKGVQFRNHEIIGDIVPLAKRYAEEGADELVFYDITASSDGRVVDKSWISRVAEVIDIPFCVAGGIKSIEDAGNILQFGADKISINSPALADPSLITRLADRYGVQCIVVGIDTWHDAATGTYQVHQFTGDEARTKVTTWQTVDWVKEVQERGAGEIVLNMMNQDGVRNGYDLRQLNAIREVCRVPLIASGGAGTREHFLDAFKLAKVDGALAASVFHKQIINIGELKRYLAEQGVEIRL